One Littorina saxatilis isolate snail1 linkage group LG11, US_GU_Lsax_2.0, whole genome shotgun sequence genomic window, gtgtatgcgctaAGACAGCCATACCTTATGTTGATAAACTATGTGTACGCTGTATGTtatgttgtgtttatgtgtatattaaagagaaaacaagaggcgaagccttcaaggctcacgtaagaaatcgacaaacagtaacacaaactcaatcactccgtcacacatacacacatacacacacacacacacacacagtaagcataggtgacactgtgcaagaaagcgagacactagatctgtgcACCTGAATCCAGCATAcgaaagagaaagagcgagcTTCAGTATTAGTCtgtacataaaaaaaaaatgttgcttGTATTTTTCTTCcgttgtattttttatgtcttaaaaataataaaaattgctttgaaaatgtattgtgtaccgcagtcagaagtaatttattacttttgggagtttagtaacgtgatatcagttttcaattgttcgttcacttatattgctttcagatttaacacacaagaaacagtagcacggttttcgttgcgaaaatgtgcaatggcagtgctacgcgatcgaagtgtgtattatgtacacgtgGTGTTCTtccggaaaagaccgaagcgacatgtgacgtcagtcgttcagcccgcgagcggtgggaggggaggggagggggggggttaacatggtttgtttgtttgtttgtttgtttcagacccacacccatatacacacatttcacatttaaaccatttgtcgaccccctgtcgatatttatcgactaagttccttgttgttattgtgagcgggccgagactagttggcagatccagtgtctcgctttcttgcacagtttcacctatgcttactgtgtgtgtgtgtgtgtgtgtgtgtgtgtgtgtgtgtgtgtgtgtgtgtgtgtgtgtgtgtgtatgtgtgacggagtgattgagtttgtgttactgtttgtcgatttcttacgtgagccttgaaggcttcgcctcttgttaattcTTTTTGTTGCAGAACAATGACACCCAAGAGAAAACGGCACAGAACAAGAAAAGTGACCAAGAACTACTATGTATCATACTTTTCTACTTTATTGTAATCACAATACAATGCACTTTCGACAGAATACAGTGTTTCCTCTGTTGGTTCATGtccgcacgtgtgtgtgtgtgtgtgtgtgtgtgtgtgtgtgtgtgtgtgtgtctgtgcataatGTGTTTATGCAAGTGCACGCACGGGCACACGttcatgaatacacacacacacacacacactcacaaacacgcacatacacacacactcacaaacacacacacatacacacactctctctctctctcacacactcacacacacacacacacacacacactttatgaGTTATGAAACACACGAGCATACACGAACAAGTCCAAAACAtagcgacaacaacaacaatccaaCGTATTGTCAATGAACATTAAGAAGCAAGACACACGTTTTAATTCGGTTGGAAATGTttattcagaaaacaaaaaCGAAGCAACTTTGCCGGTCTGGCAACAATTGATTAAGACAGTTGATAAAGACACGCAAGTATGCACGGACAATTACAACCATGCCTGTGGACACAGTTTACAAACAAGCTGCGGTGAGCTATTTTGAAGACAGTTTGATTCTATTGAGTGGACtgtctttcaaaacaaacaaatcaaacaacCAATCGTGCACGTAGCCCGCTTCCACAAGATGAGTTGATGGGGGAGAATTCTAGTTGAGAGGAAAAACCTCTtcgttaacaaaaaaacaaagcccTTAAGGTATTCCTTAATCGCGATCAAATCTACCGCCAAATCCACCCTGTCCTGGTCTTCCGCCAAATCCACCCTGTCCTGGTCTACCACCAAATCCACCCTGTCCACCGCCAAATCCACCCTGTCCTGGTCTACCACCAAATCCACCCTGTCCTGGTCTACCACCAAATCCACCCTGTCCACCGCCAAAGCCACCCTGTCCACCGCCAAATCCACCCTCTTCACCGCCAAATCCACCCTGTCCTGGTCTTCCTCCAAATCCACCCTGTCCTGGTCTGCCGCCAAAGCCGCCCTGTCCATTGCCGTATCCACCCTCTTCACCGCCAAATCCACCCTGTCCTGGTCTGCCGCCAAAGCCGCCCTGTCCATTGCCGTATCCACCCTCTTCACCGCCAAATCCACCCTGTCCTGGTCTGCCGCCAAAGCCGCCCTGACCTCGTCCGCCGTATCCGACCTGGTGGACAGAAACGTTAGCTTTAgcgcacacatacatgtatctaTATGGGTCTCGAAGAGGAGTTACCTTTTACATTCAGACAatacttgactgaatgatttAATGTGGGCGGAGGGTGAGGTTTGTCtcccgatgtgtgtgtgtgtgtgtgtgtgtgtgtgtgtgtgtgtatgtgtttgtgtgtgtgtgtgtgtgtttgtgtgtgtgtgtgtgtgacaagcaTTTCTCGGAAAGTACCCGACGGAGTTTCATGCAAATTGGTACATACATTATTCAGGGCATTTCCTAAGGCACGTTTCTCCGGATTTTTTGATAGCGCTATTTGATGATGTCTTTTATGCGTTGtactgaaagttgaggcggcactgtggtGGTCGCAATTCTCAAAGTTATTTCTTCAAAAGGTTTATCCTTTATTCTTAATTGGTTCAGtttggactatgggattgcatttcagctatttacctaaacattttgtttatgaaattttcATTCATATTttgccgattttttttttctcaccttTTTAACATTGGAATTTGGATTACAAAAGTGATATCGTTGTATTCCTTATTTCCTcttgattccaaatatatatattgTTTCGTTGTGTTCGATTGAAAATGTGCCTTAATAGGGAAACCCGTTGAATGAAAAAGCTATGAAATTTCCCATTTTTGAAATGAAAATGTTCCTGTATATTCCTTTGGGCATTCACTTTCATCCGGTATCACTGTATTTTGCGTCATCCTAACTGAATTCTCACTCTCTTGGCGGCACTCCCTCGACTCTAATTTTGAACGTTGCTTGTCTAAATTTTCACCAAGTAATCTTTGGCCAAAATATGGGATTTGGGTTTTCAGCTTTGTACATTAAAAACTCATTCATGAAACTTGATTGTCATTCCAAGTTTTTCCCGATTTTTCCCTTTCTTTATCTTTAAAACAATACTCACTAAATTGATACCCCAgtattccttatcattttctgattccaaaaatatatggtTTAAGTGTGTTAAAGGTTGAGAATACGCTCAAAATGAAGCAAAAGGGCAAACGGAAATCCTGCTATTCTAAATGATGCAGTGCAGGTCACAGCAttgctgaagcaacgatttgtaTTTCTGTTGCATATTACGATATCAACAGTCAACAcaagtatcagagagagagagagagagagagagtggcaaggagggtgagagagagagagaaggggagagggggagagagaggacgattaaagatagagagaggggaggagagggagagagaggatggggagagagaggatagggaaagagagaaagtgtgcaaaTGCCTGTTCACGGAGAGAATTATAGCTaaattataattgattgaaaatattgtacattttcgaagattgtccatatcaaacgaaagaatgatattattatttataacccaatctgtttatgtttaaactgttcagcttcgctcacagtatcatactcatagcgagtcatattgttactgaggttaaaaaaaaaataaataaaaacaagtcgcgtaaggcgaaaatacaatatttagtcaagtagctgtcgaactcacagaatgaaactgaacgcaatgcaacgcagcaagaccgtatactcgtggtccaccgctcacggcataggcagtgaaattgacaagaagagcgcgcgagcggggtagtggttacgctatgctgcatagcacgcttttctgtacctctcttcgttttaactttctgagcgtgtttttaatccaaacatatcatatctatatatttttggaatcaggaaccgacaaggaataagatgaaagtgtttttaaattgatttcgaaaaacaaaattgataataatttttatatatttaattttcagagcttgtttttaatccgaatataacatatttatatgtttttggaatcagcaaatgatggagaataagataaacgtaaatttggatcgttttataaatttttatttttttttacaattttcagatttttaatgaccaaagtcattaattaatttttaagccaccaagctgaaatgcaataccgaaccccgggcttcgtcgaagattacttgactaaaatttcaaccaatttggttgaaaaatgagggcgtgacagtgccgcctcaactttcacgaaaagccggatatgacgtcatcaaagacatttatcaaaaaaatgaaaaaaactgatggggatatcaatcccaggaactctcatgtcaaatttcataaagatcggtccagtagtttggtctgaatcgctctacacgcacgcacacacacacacacatacacacacacatacacacac contains:
- the LOC138980855 gene encoding 34 kDa spicule matrix protein-like isoform X2, giving the protein MYRVFVVALCLPAIFILAEEGAATLENQPVGYGGRGGFGGEEGGYGNGQGGFGGRPGQGGFGGEEGGYGNGQGGFGGRPGQGGFGGRPGQGGFGGEEGGFGGGQGGFGGGQGGFGGRPGQGGFGGRPGQGGFGGGQGGFGGRPGQGGFGGRPGQGGFGGRFDRD
- the LOC138980855 gene encoding 34 kDa spicule matrix protein-like isoform X1 encodes the protein MYRVFVVALCLPAIFILAEEGAATLENQPVGYGGRGQGGFGGRPGQGGFGGEEGGYGNGQGGFGGRPGQGGFGGEEGGYGNGQGGFGGRPGQGGFGGRPGQGGFGGEEGGFGGGQGGFGGGQGGFGGRPGQGGFGGRPGQGGFGGGQGGFGGRPGQGGFGGRPGQGGFGGRFDRD